In Bacteroidota bacterium, one genomic interval encodes:
- a CDS encoding isoprenylcysteine carboxylmethyltransferase family protein, translating into MPKPMDLRQRLFQYRSYTPIPFLVAMIVLARPAPAGMLAGFAVVAAGEMLRLWGVSIAGSETRTTGPVGGTYLITRGPFAHVRNPLYLGNMLMYLGLGIMSNAFWLSVAAVVYFFWQYSLIVSLEEEYLLKTFKDEFIRYCASVPRFLPLLKKYPAGSNPQPETDVRRGLRSEKRTLQAIAILTLLLCAIWRVRG; encoded by the coding sequence TTGCCCAAACCAATGGATCTACGACAACGATTATTCCAGTATCGCAGCTATACTCCGATCCCGTTCCTCGTCGCGATGATCGTCCTCGCCCGGCCGGCGCCGGCGGGCATGCTGGCGGGGTTTGCGGTGGTCGCCGCGGGAGAGATGTTGCGGCTCTGGGGCGTCTCGATCGCCGGCAGCGAAACGCGCACCACCGGGCCGGTCGGGGGAACGTATCTCATTACGCGGGGCCCGTTCGCCCACGTCCGAAACCCTCTCTATCTGGGGAACATGCTCATGTATCTCGGACTCGGAATCATGTCGAACGCGTTCTGGCTCTCTGTCGCCGCGGTGGTCTATTTCTTCTGGCAATATTCCCTGATCGTGAGCCTCGAAGAGGAATACCTGCTCAAGACGTTCAAGGACGAATTTATCCGCTACTGCGCGTCGGTTCCGAGGTTCCTTCCCCTGTTGAAGAAATATCCGGCGGGCTCGAATCCCCAGCCGGAGACGGACGTCCGGAGGGGATTGCGTTCTGAAAAAAGGACGCTGCAGGCGATTGCGATCCTCACCCTGCTTCTCTGCGCGATCTGGCGCGTACGGGGATAG
- a CDS encoding MtnX-like HAD-IB family phosphatase, whose product MLYCVLLLKAFMIRTFIDFDGTISRKDVGDLLFETFGGRTCLELVEQYRAGTLTATECFRRECEACGEVEPQSLDAFLDGQEIDSTFAGFVKFCEERGIGCTILSDGMGYYIARILNNNGLDRVPFFANTLELVPVDGSSRVRFRPSFPYRDENCERCACCKRNHILTLSADEDIIVYVGEGYSDRCPAQYADVVFAKDELMEYCRTSGIPFVSYRTFGDITKRLAKMIDRKDPVGGVRLRKRRRAELARCEVYLGG is encoded by the coding sequence TTGTTGTATTGTGTTCTTCTCCTCAAGGCCTTCATGATCCGGACGTTCATCGATTTTGACGGTACGATCTCGCGCAAGGACGTCGGAGACCTGTTATTCGAGACCTTCGGAGGCCGCACGTGCCTCGAGCTGGTCGAACAGTACCGCGCGGGGACCCTCACAGCGACGGAATGTTTCCGCCGCGAGTGCGAAGCCTGCGGGGAAGTCGAACCGCAATCGCTCGACGCGTTTCTCGACGGCCAGGAGATCGATTCCACGTTTGCCGGATTTGTGAAGTTCTGCGAGGAGAGAGGGATCGGTTGCACGATCCTCAGCGACGGAATGGGGTACTACATCGCCCGGATCCTCAACAACAATGGCCTCGACCGCGTCCCGTTCTTCGCGAACACGCTGGAACTTGTGCCGGTCGACGGGAGTTCCCGCGTGCGGTTCCGGCCCTCGTTTCCCTACCGGGATGAAAACTGCGAGCGCTGCGCGTGTTGCAAGAGGAATCATATCCTGACCCTCTCGGCGGACGAGGACATCATCGTCTATGTCGGCGAGGGATATTCCGACCGGTGTCCCGCGCAATACGCCGACGTCGTTTTTGCGAAAGACGAGCTGATGGAGTACTGCCGGACATCCGGCATCCCGTTCGTGTCCTACCGGACGTTCGGGGATATCACGAAGCGGCTGGCGAAAATGATCGACCGCAAGGACCCGGTCGGCGGCGTGCGGCTCCGGAAACGCCGCCGCGCGGAGCTGGCCCGTTGCGAAGTCTACCTCGGCGGATGA
- the smc gene encoding chromosome segregation protein SMC, whose protein sequence is MYLSKIEVIGFKSFAQRINLNFDTGVTAIVGPNGCGKTNIVDAIRWALGEQRYSTLRSDKMEDVIFNGTKSRKPLGLAEVSLSIENTKGILPTEYSEVTVTRRVFRSGESEYLLNKVPCRLKDILDLFMDTGMGSDAYSVIELKMVETILSDKTDERRRLFEEAAGVTKYKFRRKAAMRKLESVQQDLMRVSDIVKEVQKTVNSLERQAKRAEQYNEVSSELKRLEVDLLEREYAHLQGKLVPLEERFASAKTDKSSIHETLQSQEERADLLGSSLREIEEQLQLKQRDTAAQFETIHRAEERILVANERSNSLGSNIERYEQEKTGLQGQQERLGAEQTTLHASVEQLRVELAASEQHFLEMKENRQTQGRAVEAKKSEVEAYRVSILGLAHELVEKRGERDRITERIHNLQGRIDRANEENALYETDILNNAERVAQLTAEDRELRRQFVEAEMKLMEREKAKKELNDEVDRLQKQSDALRNEIERKASRIDFLRKMVESNEGYSEGTRFLLGSHKWVVKNLTTVADLVHAEERYRVAVEAALGEAAHMLVVRDVKDGYAALEELRRQDKGKATFICLDWVPRVSRRIGRSSRKRRKDAAQCVWAQDVVHCDPAYRPLINFLLQDVALVGTLDAVAGTVKNFSGVRCVTLDGQVVSTTGTIRGGSKRFDEGGVIGKKEQITELGEGMKETGVRLERIVEEIKAKSASAEALEVKSFVAAVKKIEKDMTAIEMRIAQIEFEKGRARDAVGRNQSETGLLQDEIVKLRLKHEAATGDLAASEQRKTEHEGMAATAARELEKLEAEWTDLTRSVNELEIKVVTLQGDIRNTERDIERGDARSEDIRVTLLRRDEEITRAREEITRLGSQIASQTEELAVFRQSFQRLEEEVRGIEEAHSSKRSELHQIELKMKDERRMHEDSVAAAHELEMKISELKSNIEHLKGRAKEEFELELTLKPYPEDEWVDFAQLRDDIKGHKDRIRVLGAINFAAFDEFKGESERLAFLTGQRDDLLEAEKTLLSTIDEINTTAQNKFSETFSKIRDNFITTFKELFQEGDECDLRIEEGVDPLEANIEIIAKPRGKRPTSIDLLSGGEKTLTAIALLFAIYLVKPSPFCILDEVDAPLDDSNIDRYTRILKKFSNNTQFIVVTHNKRTMEAASALYGVTMEEEGISKIVTVRFNEEARLRSAAVSG, encoded by the coding sequence ATGTACCTCTCCAAAATAGAAGTCATCGGGTTCAAGTCGTTCGCCCAGCGGATCAACCTGAATTTCGACACAGGCGTGACCGCGATCGTGGGTCCGAACGGCTGCGGGAAGACGAACATCGTGGACGCCATACGGTGGGCGCTCGGCGAGCAGCGCTACAGCACGCTCCGGAGCGACAAGATGGAAGACGTGATCTTCAACGGGACAAAGAGCCGGAAACCGCTCGGCCTCGCGGAAGTCTCGCTTTCCATCGAGAACACCAAGGGGATCCTCCCGACCGAGTACTCCGAGGTGACCGTCACGCGCAGGGTCTTCCGTTCCGGCGAGAGCGAATACCTTCTGAACAAGGTCCCCTGCCGGCTCAAGGATATTCTGGACCTGTTCATGGACACCGGCATGGGGAGCGACGCGTACTCGGTGATCGAGCTGAAAATGGTGGAGACGATTCTCAGCGACAAGACCGACGAGCGCCGGCGGCTCTTCGAAGAGGCGGCCGGAGTGACCAAATACAAGTTCCGCCGCAAGGCCGCGATGCGCAAGCTCGAGAGCGTCCAGCAGGATCTGATGCGCGTCAGCGACATCGTCAAGGAAGTCCAGAAAACCGTCAACTCGCTCGAGCGCCAGGCGAAACGGGCCGAGCAGTACAACGAGGTCTCTTCCGAACTGAAGCGGCTCGAAGTCGATCTCCTCGAGCGCGAGTATGCGCACCTCCAGGGCAAGCTTGTGCCGCTCGAAGAGCGCTTCGCCTCCGCGAAGACCGACAAGTCGAGCATTCACGAAACGCTCCAGTCCCAGGAAGAGCGGGCCGACCTCCTCGGAAGCTCGCTCCGGGAGATCGAGGAGCAGCTCCAGCTGAAGCAGCGCGATACCGCCGCCCAGTTCGAGACGATCCACCGCGCCGAAGAGAGGATTCTCGTCGCGAACGAGCGTTCGAATTCGCTCGGATCGAACATCGAGCGGTACGAACAGGAGAAGACGGGCCTGCAGGGACAGCAGGAGCGCCTCGGCGCGGAACAGACGACCCTCCACGCGTCGGTCGAGCAGCTTCGTGTCGAGCTCGCTGCGTCGGAACAGCATTTTCTGGAAATGAAGGAGAACCGCCAGACGCAGGGGCGCGCGGTGGAGGCGAAAAAATCCGAGGTCGAAGCGTACAGGGTCTCGATCCTCGGGCTCGCGCACGAGCTCGTCGAGAAACGGGGCGAGCGGGACCGTATCACGGAGCGGATCCACAACCTGCAGGGAAGGATCGACCGCGCGAACGAGGAGAACGCCCTCTACGAGACCGACATCCTGAATAACGCCGAACGGGTCGCCCAGCTCACCGCGGAGGACCGCGAGTTGAGGAGGCAGTTCGTCGAGGCGGAGATGAAGCTGATGGAGCGCGAGAAGGCGAAGAAGGAGCTGAACGACGAAGTCGACCGCCTCCAGAAACAGTCCGACGCGCTCAGGAACGAAATCGAGCGAAAGGCGTCCCGGATCGATTTCCTCCGGAAAATGGTCGAAAGCAACGAGGGGTATTCCGAGGGGACGCGCTTCCTGCTCGGCAGCCACAAGTGGGTGGTGAAGAATCTTACGACGGTCGCTGACCTCGTGCATGCGGAAGAGCGATACCGCGTGGCGGTGGAGGCGGCTCTCGGCGAGGCGGCGCACATGCTCGTCGTGCGGGACGTCAAGGACGGGTACGCCGCGCTCGAGGAGCTCCGGCGCCAGGACAAGGGGAAAGCGACCTTCATCTGCCTCGATTGGGTGCCCAGGGTTTCCCGGCGCATAGGCCGGAGCAGCCGCAAAAGGAGGAAGGACGCCGCTCAATGCGTCTGGGCCCAGGATGTCGTGCACTGCGACCCCGCCTACCGTCCTCTGATCAATTTTCTCCTCCAGGACGTGGCGCTGGTGGGAACGCTCGACGCGGTCGCCGGAACCGTCAAAAACTTTTCCGGGGTGCGCTGCGTGACGCTCGACGGGCAGGTCGTTTCGACGACGGGGACGATCCGGGGCGGGAGCAAGCGGTTCGACGAGGGGGGAGTGATCGGCAAGAAAGAGCAGATCACCGAGCTCGGCGAAGGGATGAAGGAAACCGGCGTCCGTCTGGAGCGCATCGTGGAAGAAATCAAGGCGAAGAGCGCTTCCGCCGAGGCGCTCGAGGTGAAATCGTTCGTGGCGGCGGTGAAGAAAATTGAGAAGGACATGACCGCGATCGAGATGCGGATCGCCCAGATCGAATTTGAAAAGGGGCGCGCCAGAGACGCGGTGGGGCGAAATCAGTCGGAGACGGGCCTGCTCCAGGATGAAATCGTCAAGCTTCGTTTGAAGCATGAGGCGGCCACCGGAGATCTGGCGGCGAGCGAACAGAGGAAAACGGAGCACGAAGGGATGGCAGCCACTGCCGCGCGCGAGCTGGAGAAACTGGAGGCCGAGTGGACCGACCTGACCAGGAGCGTGAACGAGCTTGAAATCAAGGTGGTGACGCTCCAGGGCGACATCCGCAACACCGAACGGGACATCGAGCGGGGCGACGCCAGGTCGGAGGACATCCGGGTCACCCTCCTGCGCCGCGACGAGGAAATCACGCGCGCCCGCGAGGAAATCACGCGGCTCGGATCCCAGATCGCCTCCCAGACGGAGGAGCTGGCGGTGTTCCGGCAGAGCTTCCAGCGGCTGGAAGAGGAAGTCCGGGGGATCGAGGAGGCGCACTCCTCCAAGCGCAGCGAGCTTCACCAGATCGAGCTCAAGATGAAGGACGAGCGCCGGATGCACGAAGACTCGGTGGCGGCGGCCCACGAGCTCGAGATGAAAATCTCCGAGCTGAAATCGAATATCGAGCACCTGAAGGGGCGCGCGAAGGAGGAATTCGAGCTCGAACTCACCCTGAAGCCGTACCCCGAGGACGAGTGGGTCGACTTCGCGCAGCTCCGCGACGACATCAAGGGCCACAAGGACCGCATCCGGGTCCTCGGGGCGATCAACTTTGCGGCGTTCGACGAGTTCAAAGGCGAGAGCGAACGGCTGGCCTTCCTCACCGGCCAGCGGGACGACCTTCTCGAGGCCGAGAAGACGCTCCTCAGCACGATCGACGAGATCAACACGACGGCGCAGAACAAGTTCTCCGAGACGTTCTCGAAAATCCGGGACAACTTCATCACGACCTTCAAGGAGCTGTTCCAGGAAGGGGACGAGTGCGACCTCAGGATCGAGGAGGGAGTGGACCCCCTGGAGGCGAACATCGAGATCATCGCGAAGCCCCGGGGCAAGCGGCCCACTTCGATCGATCTGCTTTCCGGCGGTGAAAAGACGCTGACGGCCATCGCCCTTCTCTTCGCGATCTACCTTGTGAAACCGAGCCCGTTCTGCATTCTCGACGAGGTCGACGCGCCGCTCGACGATTCCAACATCGACCGGTACACGCGCATTCTCAAGAAATTCTCCAACAACACGCAGTTCATCGTGGTCACGCATAACAAGCGGACGATGGAAGCGGCGAGCGCGCTCTACGGCGTCACGATGGAAGAAGAGGGGATATCCAAGATTGTCACCGTCCGTTTCAACGAGGAAGCCCGCCTGCGGTCCGCGGCAGTCTCCGGTTAG
- a CDS encoding glycoside hydrolase family 2 TIM barrel-domain containing protein: MYSDVPTREKLDLSGSWEYTLDGKSWNTVSVPSAYDFTGKVTFQRSFDVKPEQLDKYAFSLVAYGINYQCEIFINGNFIGRHMGGYSSFVLAIPPNTLQVGKDNSIRVSVDNELTPATTLPLRQPVGGWRTYGGILRDLYILGAPRLSIDDVAVTYPPSEPNRNRKVSVQAEISDRGSNTVFAPGQYLGVQVEVYDKLTGEMTGRSGINTFASPANKSLTVNADVVLPSPKTWSPESPDLYVFKCEIVRLANKEVTVLDEYDIDVGMRDLKWVGGRLFVNESLVSLKGVLWQEDHASFGGAMTYESLERDIALIKALGANLIRFPYPPHPYMLNLCDRYGLLAMEEIPLGGVPSGILAKDYYEDLAATYIREMVWRDKRHSSVLAWGIGDGFETPASGACDYVNGMRNIIKAIDSRLVYFANQPSQSPCWESVDMMVVNHTDGDVKDFREELKDWKSRNPEKPIIVTQYSRDIEPGNHNGYSDPLSMESQARLVVQCFEAVSSTKIAGGVFASFNDWRSDRPALSTHSHDPYLHSMGLVAYDREKRTSFDIARTVFNGEKVQALPVGNFSSSAPIIYVLAGIFALISFFFLYNSNRHFRESVNRSIFRTYNFFADVRDERILSYGHTIFLAVIVSVTWATILSSLCSHYRDNVVFDNVLSQFLSDGPKEWLVRLVWSPVKFIMVASGGIFFGLCSLSLLVRILSITARARVYFYHCFSITMWSMLPFVIFIPVAMVLYRLSMETDTYLMPVGVLVGLVSLWVFMRLLKGISIVYDVFPLKVYATGLLLVIVATAALYSYIDYSQSTSLYLKHVVQSMKHSA; the protein is encoded by the coding sequence ATGTACTCCGACGTTCCCACACGCGAAAAACTCGACCTTTCGGGCTCCTGGGAGTACACGCTTGACGGAAAGAGCTGGAATACCGTCTCCGTCCCGAGCGCCTACGACTTCACGGGAAAAGTCACCTTCCAGAGGTCTTTCGACGTGAAGCCAGAGCAGCTCGACAAGTACGCGTTCAGCCTCGTGGCCTACGGGATCAACTATCAGTGTGAAATCTTCATCAACGGCAACTTCATCGGCCGGCACATGGGCGGCTATTCGTCCTTCGTGCTCGCGATTCCTCCGAATACTCTCCAGGTCGGCAAGGATAATTCGATCAGGGTCTCCGTCGACAACGAGTTGACCCCCGCGACTACTCTACCCCTCAGGCAGCCGGTGGGCGGTTGGAGAACCTACGGCGGGATCCTCCGCGATCTCTATATCCTCGGCGCTCCCCGACTCTCCATCGATGATGTCGCAGTGACGTATCCCCCCTCAGAGCCGAACAGGAACCGCAAGGTCTCGGTTCAGGCGGAGATCTCCGACAGGGGATCCAACACCGTGTTCGCTCCGGGCCAGTATCTCGGCGTGCAGGTCGAAGTCTACGACAAGCTCACCGGCGAAATGACCGGGCGCAGCGGGATCAACACGTTCGCCTCGCCGGCGAACAAGTCGCTCACGGTGAACGCCGACGTGGTTCTCCCCTCCCCGAAAACATGGTCGCCGGAATCCCCCGACCTGTATGTTTTCAAGTGCGAGATCGTCCGCCTCGCGAACAAAGAGGTCACGGTCCTGGATGAGTATGACATCGATGTCGGCATGAGGGACCTGAAGTGGGTCGGAGGGCGGCTCTTCGTGAACGAGAGCCTCGTCTCCCTCAAGGGGGTCCTCTGGCAGGAAGACCACGCGTCGTTCGGGGGAGCGATGACCTACGAATCGCTCGAACGCGATATCGCGTTGATCAAGGCGCTCGGCGCCAACCTGATACGTTTCCCGTATCCGCCGCATCCATATATGCTGAACCTGTGCGACCGGTATGGGCTTCTCGCGATGGAGGAGATCCCCCTTGGAGGGGTGCCCTCCGGGATTCTCGCCAAGGACTATTACGAAGACCTCGCCGCGACCTATATCCGGGAAATGGTCTGGAGGGACAAGCGCCACAGCTCGGTCCTCGCATGGGGAATCGGAGACGGATTCGAAACGCCGGCGTCGGGCGCTTGCGATTATGTCAACGGCATGCGCAATATCATCAAGGCGATCGATTCACGGCTCGTTTATTTTGCCAACCAGCCGTCGCAGAGCCCCTGCTGGGAATCCGTCGACATGATGGTCGTGAATCACACCGACGGGGACGTGAAGGACTTTCGTGAAGAGCTGAAGGATTGGAAATCCAGGAACCCGGAGAAGCCGATCATCGTGACCCAGTACAGCCGCGACATCGAGCCCGGAAATCACAACGGGTACAGCGACCCGCTCTCGATGGAGTCCCAGGCACGGCTTGTCGTCCAGTGTTTTGAAGCAGTCAGCTCGACAAAGATCGCCGGCGGGGTTTTTGCCTCCTTCAACGACTGGCGGTCGGACCGCCCCGCGCTATCCACCCATTCGCACGACCCGTACCTGCACAGCATGGGGCTTGTCGCCTACGACCGGGAAAAGCGGACCTCGTTCGACATCGCCCGGACGGTCTTTAACGGGGAAAAAGTGCAGGCGCTCCCGGTCGGCAACTTCTCCTCCAGCGCCCCCATCATCTATGTCCTGGCCGGCATCTTCGCGCTGATCTCGTTCTTTTTTCTCTACAACAGCAACCGCCATTTCAGGGAATCGGTCAACCGATCCATCTTCCGGACGTACAATTTTTTCGCGGACGTCCGTGACGAGCGGATCCTGAGCTACGGCCATACGATTTTTCTCGCGGTGATCGTCTCCGTGACGTGGGCGACGATCCTTTCGAGCCTCTGCTCGCACTACCGCGACAACGTGGTCTTCGACAATGTGCTGAGCCAGTTCCTCTCGGACGGCCCGAAGGAATGGCTGGTGCGCCTCGTCTGGAGCCCGGTGAAGTTCATCATGGTGGCGTCGGGAGGGATCTTCTTCGGACTCTGCTCCCTCAGCCTTCTGGTGCGCATCCTCTCGATCACGGCGCGTGCCCGGGTCTATTTTTACCATTGTTTTTCGATCACGATGTGGTCGATGCTCCCGTTCGTCATCTTTATCCCCGTCGCAATGGTCCTCTACCGGCTCTCGATGGAAACCGACACCTATCTCATGCCCGTCGGCGTGCTGGTGGGACTCGTGAGCCTCTGGGTCTTCATGCGGCTCTTGAAAGGGATCTCGATCGTGTACGACGTCTTCCCTCTGAAAGTCTACGCCACCGGCCTGCTCCTCGTCATCGTGGCGACGGCGGCGCTCTACAGCTACATCGACTATTCGCAATCCACGTCGCTCTATCTGAAGCATGTCGTCCAATCCATGAAACATTCGGCCTAG
- the tpiA gene encoding triose-phosphate isomerase encodes MRKKIVAGNWKMNKDIHETAALINELKTRLKDFRNEIDIVVCPPFTSLVIAKTLLKDSPMKLGAQNMSKFDDGAYTGEISAKMLLATGCEYVILGHSERRQYFKENDELVNAKVKKALAAGLLPIMCVGETLEEREKGLADQVISTQIKGGLHELSSADMGKVVVAYEPVWAIGTGKTATPDQANAAHKLIRKTIGQLFSWAVAEKTIIQYGGSVNNSNALDLFSQSDIDGGLIGGASLKTESFMAIVQAGVEATHQ; translated from the coding sequence ATGAGAAAGAAAATTGTCGCCGGTAATTGGAAGATGAACAAGGACATCCACGAAACCGCCGCGCTCATCAACGAACTGAAGACGCGCCTGAAAGACTTCCGGAACGAGATCGACATCGTCGTCTGCCCTCCCTTCACCTCGCTCGTCATCGCGAAGACCCTGTTGAAGGATTCTCCGATGAAGCTCGGAGCCCAGAACATGTCGAAGTTCGACGACGGCGCCTACACCGGAGAGATCTCCGCAAAAATGCTCCTCGCGACCGGTTGCGAATATGTCATACTCGGTCACTCGGAACGCCGTCAGTACTTCAAGGAGAACGACGAGCTGGTGAACGCCAAGGTCAAGAAGGCCCTCGCCGCCGGGCTCCTTCCCATCATGTGCGTCGGCGAGACGCTTGAAGAGCGGGAGAAAGGCCTCGCCGATCAGGTCATCTCGACCCAGATCAAAGGCGGCCTCCACGAACTCTCCTCCGCCGACATGGGGAAGGTCGTGGTGGCCTACGAGCCGGTCTGGGCGATCGGGACGGGGAAGACCGCAACTCCAGACCAGGCAAACGCCGCCCACAAGCTTATCCGCAAAACGATCGGACAGTTGTTTTCCTGGGCCGTGGCGGAGAAAACTATCATCCAATATGGCGGTAGCGTCAACAATAGCAACGCTTTAGACCTCTTTTCACAGTCCGATATCGACGGAGGTTTGATCGGCGGGGCGAGCCTGAAGACAGAGAGTTTCATGGCCATCGTCCAGGCGGGAGTCGAGGCAACTCACCAGTAA
- the gatB gene encoding Asp-tRNA(Asn)/Glu-tRNA(Gln) amidotransferase subunit GatB produces the protein MKPTEGYEPVIGLEVHAQLLTSSKAFCGCPATFGNEPNTNVCPICLGLPGSLPVLNKNLVEFAIRMGLATNCAIAPNSIFARKNYFYPDLPKGYQISQYESPICTKGFVEIDKEEGGRTRIGITRIHMEEDAGKSIHDQGPDTLVDVNRCGVPLIEIVSEPDLRSPKDAYLFLHKIRQIVTYLGICDGNMEEGSLRCDANVSVRAKGEKKLGTKTEVKNMNSFRNVERALEFEIGRQIALLEEGGSVEQETLLWDADRNEAHPMRSKEEAHDYRYFPEPDLVPVHVDEGWVHQIQASLPEHPTARRDRLVDKLGLPKYDADVLTSEKGYADYFESLLGELGDRNAGNAKSASNWVMTDVLRVVGERKIGIEGFPIRPDRLGAMIRLISDGTISGKIAKDVFTEMLVSGESPAEVVKRKGLVQLSDEGAIGAVVEEVLSKNPAQVKKFRDGNENVFGFFVGEVMKATKGKANPKIVNDLIRKALGKK, from the coding sequence TTGAAGCCGACCGAGGGCTACGAGCCTGTCATCGGATTGGAAGTCCACGCGCAGCTCCTGACGTCTTCGAAGGCGTTTTGCGGCTGTCCGGCGACATTCGGAAACGAACCGAACACGAACGTCTGTCCGATTTGCCTGGGATTGCCGGGATCGCTCCCCGTCCTCAATAAGAACCTCGTCGAGTTTGCCATCCGTATGGGCCTCGCCACGAACTGCGCGATCGCGCCCAATTCCATCTTTGCGCGAAAAAACTATTTCTATCCTGACCTGCCGAAGGGGTACCAGATCTCACAGTACGAGTCGCCGATCTGCACGAAGGGTTTTGTCGAGATCGACAAGGAGGAGGGGGGCCGCACGAGGATCGGGATCACCCGTATTCACATGGAAGAAGATGCGGGGAAATCGATTCACGATCAGGGGCCGGACACGCTTGTGGACGTCAACCGGTGCGGAGTCCCGTTGATCGAAATCGTGAGCGAACCCGATTTGCGCTCGCCGAAAGACGCATACCTGTTTCTTCACAAAATCCGCCAGATCGTGACCTACCTCGGGATCTGCGACGGGAACATGGAGGAGGGAAGCCTCCGCTGCGATGCGAACGTCTCCGTCCGTGCAAAGGGAGAGAAGAAACTCGGAACGAAAACCGAGGTGAAGAACATGAACTCCTTCCGGAACGTCGAGCGCGCGCTCGAGTTCGAGATCGGAAGGCAGATCGCCCTGCTCGAGGAGGGAGGCTCCGTGGAACAGGAGACACTTCTCTGGGACGCCGACCGGAACGAAGCCCACCCGATGCGAAGCAAGGAGGAGGCGCACGACTACAGGTACTTTCCCGAGCCCGACCTCGTGCCGGTGCATGTCGATGAGGGCTGGGTACACCAGATCCAGGCTTCGCTCCCCGAGCATCCGACCGCGAGACGCGATCGCCTCGTCGACAAGCTCGGCTTGCCCAAATACGACGCGGACGTGCTCACCTCTGAAAAGGGATATGCCGATTACTTTGAATCGCTTCTCGGCGAGTTGGGGGATCGGAATGCGGGGAACGCAAAATCGGCGAGCAACTGGGTCATGACGGATGTCTTGCGGGTCGTGGGGGAGCGGAAGATAGGCATCGAGGGCTTTCCGATACGGCCGGATAGGCTCGGCGCGATGATCCGGCTGATTTCGGACGGGACGATCAGCGGGAAGATCGCGAAGGATGTTTTCACGGAGATGCTTGTGTCCGGAGAGAGTCCGGCGGAGGTCGTAAAAAGGAAGGGACTCGTTCAGCTATCCGACGAAGGGGCCATCGGGGCGGTGGTGGAGGAAGTTCTGTCGAAAAATCCCGCTCAGGTGAAGAAATTCCGGGACGGCAACGAAAACGTCTTCGGTTTTTTCGTGGGCGAAGTGATGAAAGCGACGAAGGGAAAGGCCAACCCGAAGATCGTGAACGACCTGATTAGAAAAGCTCTCGGGAAGAAATGA
- a CDS encoding DinB family protein — translation MKPIKDVTGIKDPYTRRILSNLLGKDPFAVYKRTPGALKKSLQGLKDRDLRTPLSKGKWTVSQIVAHLCDAEFVTSYRYRLAIAESGRPIQAYDQDKWADNLRYESADCRRKLDLFIKMREENIALLESLAPNEWKRWGMHEERGKETIERMVQMIAGHDINHVKQIEQIGKAFRKGKG, via the coding sequence ATGAAACCGATCAAAGACGTCACAGGCATCAAGGACCCTTACACCAGGCGCATCCTCTCGAACCTCCTGGGAAAGGACCCGTTCGCCGTTTACAAGCGCACCCCGGGGGCGCTCAAAAAATCCTTACAAGGGCTCAAGGACCGCGACCTCCGGACTCCCCTCTCGAAGGGAAAGTGGACGGTCTCGCAGATCGTGGCGCATCTCTGCGACGCCGAGTTCGTCACTTCGTACCGGTACCGGCTGGCGATCGCCGAATCGGGACGCCCGATCCAGGCGTACGACCAGGACAAGTGGGCGGACAATCTCCGCTACGAATCTGCGGATTGCAGACGAAAACTCGATCTCTTTATCAAAATGCGGGAGGAGAACATCGCGCTCCTTGAATCTCTCGCCCCGAACGAGTGGAAGCGGTGGGGCATGCACGAGGAGCGGGGAAAGGAAACCATCGAGCGGATGGTGCAGATGATCGCCGGGCATGACATCAATCATGTGAAACAGATCGAACAGATCGGGAAGGCGTTCAGGAAAGGCAAGGGTTGA